The following are encoded in a window of Citrobacter freundii genomic DNA:
- a CDS encoding DUF3811 domain-containing protein — protein MALPRITQKEMTEREQRELKTLLDRARIAHGRLLTNAETNSIKKEYIDKLMLQREAEAKKARQLKKKQAYKPDAESSFSWSANTPTRGRR, from the coding sequence ATGGCACTCCCCCGCATTACCCAAAAAGAGATGACCGAGCGCGAACAACGCGAACTGAAAACGCTGCTCGACCGCGCGCGTATTGCACACGGTCGACTGCTAACCAACGCGGAAACCAACAGCATTAAGAAAGAGTACATCGATAAGCTGATGCTGCAGCGCGAAGCTGAGGCTAAAAAAGCCCGCCAGTTGAAGAAAAAGCAGGCTTATAAACCGGATGCGGAATCCTCGTTTTCCTGGTCAGCGAATACGCCAACGCGCGGCAGACGTTAA